From the Helicoverpa armigera isolate CAAS_96S chromosome 16, ASM3070526v1, whole genome shotgun sequence genome, one window contains:
- the LOC110382539 gene encoding proteasome subunit alpha type-3 produces MSSIGTGYDLSASQFSPDGRVFQVEYAAKAVENSGTVIGLRGKDGVVFAVEKLVTSKLYEPGANKRIFHVDEHVGMAVAGLISDARQIVETARSEASNYRSQYGAQVPLKYLNERVSMYMHAYTLYSAVRPYGCSVVMGTWNDYEGPQMYMLDPSGVSFSYFGCAVGKAKQAAKTEIEKLKLADLTVKELVKEAARIIYLVHDELKDKQFELELSWVSKDTKGKHQLVPKELSSEAENLAKQALADIEDSDEGDM; encoded by the exons ATGAGTTCTATCGGAACGGGT TACGATCTTTCTGCCTCACAATTCTCGCCTGACGGCCGAGTATTCCAAGTGGAGTACGCTGCTAAAGCCGTAGAAAACTCTGGAACAGTGATCGGTCTACGAGGGAAGGATGGTGTGGTGTTTGCTGTGGAAAAACTCGTGACTTCAAAGCTGTATGAGCCTGGTGCAAACAAGAGGATATTCCATGTTGATGAACATGTTGGCATG GCAGTAGCAGGTCTCATTTCCGATGCAAGACAGATTGTGGAAACAGCTCGCTCTGAAGCATCCAACTACAGATCTCAGTATGGTGCCCAAGTACCACTGAAGTACTTAAACGAGCGAGTGTCCATGTATATGCACGCTTATACATTGTACAGTGCTGTCCGTCCATATGGATGTTCCGTTGTCATGGGAACGTGGAATGATTATGAAGGCCCCCAGATGTACATGCTTGATCCCAGTGGAGTCTCATTT TCTTACTTTGGATGTGCAGTGGGCAAAGCTAAACAGGCTGCCAAGACTGAAATTGAAAAACTGAAACTGGCCGATCTCACTGTCAAGGAACTGGTGAAGGAAGCTGCTAGGAT tatCTACCTTGTGCACGATGAACTCAAAGACAAGCAGTTCGAGTTAGAGCTCTCATGGGTTTCCAAGGACACAAAGGGAAAACATCAACTTGTGCCCAAGGAGCTGTCCAGCGAAGCCGAGAACTTGGCCAAACAGGCCTTGGCAGACATTGAGGATTCCGATGAGGGTGACATGTAA